The proteins below are encoded in one region of Helianthus annuus cultivar XRQ/B chromosome 2, HanXRQr2.0-SUNRISE, whole genome shotgun sequence:
- the LOC110927021 gene encoding uncharacterized protein LOC110927021: MANGTDGDEYVLLSSIRPGLKREFAFAMKSQSENYGLCGRTRARRSQMSPERLPVSKKPKSGDLGLENEAKVEVTRARRAQVSPERSPVSKKPKSVVLGLGNEAKVEICNESVCNESVCNESVCKESVCKDSVCKESVCDESVLNESVLNTDEEESKSDVVDPGRTVNEQMSEVKSEAMDESDLKMEVNDHVNDNVNEDEDDKTVENENVISSVENENGEEEKKLKKAVMKRFPTKLKELLETGLLEGSPVRYVRGSKVKLVEKGLPGVIKGSGILCFCDTCGGKEVVTPNQFELHAGSANKRPPEYIYLDNGNTLREVLNMCKSAPLDVMEEIILRAIGCSSKEKPSFCLKCKGSFPESDNQKTRLLCDSCTDLKESQPRPQVPVPSNDIVDRSVSPVAAPKSTTRVANNSSSRSKAHGRITRKDLRMHKFVLEEDVLADGTALAYFARGEKVLEGYKKGSAIFCYCCKNEVSPSQFEAHAGWASRRKPYLHIYTSNGVSLHELSIKLSKQRKLSADDNDDLCSICADGGELLCCDNCPRAFHPECISEAVPQGTWYCKYCQNMFQKEKFVERNENARAAGRVEGSDPIEEITKRCIRIVENPIGDSGAPAKRGAPACVLCKAHDFSKSGFGPRTVIICDQCEKEYHVGCLKEHKMDNLKALPKGEWFCCTDCNNIHTCLENLVAGGLKTLPETSLTAIKKKQVEQGLEPSAELDIRWRLLCGKMASDDTRVLLSKAVAIFHDRFDPIADSTTSRLDLIPHMVYGRSLKQQDYGGMYCATLTVNSTIVCAGIFRIFGQDVAEIPLVATSSECQGLGYFQALFSCIEELLASLNVKVLALPAADEANSMWIKKFGFEKMPDVELKQYRKNYQLMVFQGTSMLYKTVKKPQGLVDDR; encoded by the exons ATGGCGAACGGAACAGACGGTGATGAATACGTGTTGTTATCGTCGATTCGTCCTGGTTTAAAGCGTGAATTTGCGTTTGCGATGAAATCGCAATCGGAAAACTACGGTTTGTGTGGCCGGACGCGTGCTCGGAGGTCGCAGATGTCGCCGGAGCGGTTGCCGGTGAGTAAAAAACCTAAAAGTGGTGATCTAGGGCTTGAAAATGAGGCGAAAGTTGAGGTTACGCGTGCTCGTAGGGCTCAGGTGTCGCCGGAGCGGTCACCGGTGAGTAAAAAACCTAAAAGTGTTGTTTTAGGGCTTGGAAATGAGGCTAAAGTTGAGATTTGTAATGAATCGGTATGtaatgaatcggtttgtaatgAATCTGTCTGTAAGGAATCTGTTTGTAAGGATTCGGTTTGTAAGGAATCGGTTTGTGATGAATCGGTCTTGAATGAATCGGTTTTGAATACGGATGAGGAAGAATCGAAGAGTGACGTTGTTGATCCAGGTAGAACGGTGAATGAACAGATGAGCGAGGTGAAATCAGAGGCAATGGATGAATCTGATTTGAAAATGGAGGTGAATGATCATGTTAATGATAATGTTAATGAGGATGAGGATGATAAAACTGTGGAGAATGAGAATGTGATTAGTTCTGTTGAGAATGAGAATGGTGAGGAAGAGAAAAAGTTGAAGAAGGCTGTGATGAAGAGGTTTCCTACAAAGTTGAAGGAGCTGCTGGAGACTGGATTGCTTGAGGGATCACCAGTGAGGTATGTGCGTGGATCAAAG GTGAAACTTGTAGAGAAGGGACTGCCAGGTGTGATAAAAGGATCTGGAATATTGTGTTTTTGTGACACATGTGGTGGGAAGGAG GTTGTGACTCCTAATCAGTTTGAGTTGCATGCCGGAAGTGCGAATAAGCGGCCGCCTGAGTACATTTATTTGGATAATGGTAACACCCTAAGGGAGGTTTTGAACATGTGTAAAAGTGCTCCGTTAGATGTAATGGAAGAAATCATTTTAAGAGCGATAGGTTGCTCGTCTAAAGAGAAACCCTCATTTTGCTTGAAATGCAAAG GGTCTTTTCCTGAATCAGATAACCAGAAGACAAGGCTTTTGTGTGATTCATGTACAGATTTAAAAGAGTCTCAGCCTCGCCCCCAGGTTCCTGTGCCCTCTAATGATATCGTTGACAG GTCAGTATCTCCGGTAGCTGCTCCTAAATCTACCACACGAGTAGCCAACAATAGTTCTTCTCGCAGCAAGGCCCATGGAAGAATAACTAGGAA AGATTTGCGTATGCACAAATTTGTATTGGAGGAGGATGTGCTAGCTGATGGAACAGCATTAGCTTATTTTGCTCGTGGGGAG AAAGTATTGGAGGGTTATAAAAAAGGTTCTGCAATCTTTTGTTATTGCTGTAAAAATGAG GTCAGCCCTTCACAATTTGAAGCTCATGCTGGTTGGGCTTCACGTCGCAAACC TTATTTACACATTTACACATCGAATGGCGTATCTCTCCACGAGCTCTCAATAAAACTGTCGAAACAAAGGAAGCTTTCTGCGGATGATAACGATGATCTGTGCTCCATCTGCGCAGACGGAGGTGAACTTTTGTGTTGTGATAATTGCCCAAGAGCTTTTCACCCTG AATGCATCTCTGAGGCTGTCCCGCAGGGTACTTGGTATTGCAAATACTGCCAAAACAtgtttcaaaaagaaaaatttGTTGAACGAAATGAAAATGCACGAGCTGCTGGTAGGGTCGAAGGTAGTGATCCGATTGAAGAAATAACTAAACGTTGCATTCGTATTGTTGAAAATCCAATTGGAGATTCTGGTGCTCCTGCTAAAAGAGGAGCTCCTGCATGTGTTCTATGCAA GGCACATGATTTTAGCAAGTCTGGTTTTGGCCCGAGAACTGTCATCATATGTGATCAG TGTGAGAAAGAGTACCATGTTGGCTGTTTGAAGGAACACAAAATGGACAACCTTAAG GCATTGCCTAAAGGAGAGTGGTTTTGTTGTACCGATTGCAACAACATTCATACGTGTTTAGAGAATCTGGTGGCTGGCGGTTTAAAAACACTTCCGGAAACTTCGTTAACTGCTATAAAGAAGAAACAGGTGGAACAAGGATTAGAACCCAGTGCCGAGCTGGACATCAGATGGCGGCTTTTGTGTGGGAAAATGGCGTCTGATGATACGCGTGTGCTGTTATCCAAAGCTGTTGCTATTTTCCAT gATCGGTTTGATCCAATTGCTGATTCGACCACTAGCCGTCTCGATCTGATTCCCCACATGGTTTACGG GAGAAGTTTAAAACAACAGGACTATGGAGGGATGTACTGTGCTACACTGACAGTCAA CTCTACGATTGTATGCGCTGGCATATTTCGTATTTTTGGGCAGGATGTAGCTGAAATTCCTTTAGTGGCTACAAGTAGTGAATGTCAAGGATTG GGTTATTTCCAAGCTCTGTTTTCTTGTATTGAAGAACTGCTAGCTTCATTAAATGTAAAAGTTCTCGCACTTCCTGCCGCTGATGAAGCTAACTCTATGTGGATCAAGAAGTTTGGGTTTGAGAAGATGCCGGATGTAGAG TTGAAGCAGTACAGAAAGAATTACCAGCTAATGGTTTTTCAAGGAACCTCAATGCTATACAAGACCGTCAAGAAGCCTCAAGGGTTGGTTGATGATAGATAG